AATTTTTGATCCTAAAGCACTCAGGCAGTTGAGTGAGAGTCCATGATCTCTCAAAATCCCACTCATGGATCTCCTGTCTGGGGACATTGGACAAACCCTTCCAGCCACCATCCCATCTTTCTCTTCCCCTTCAGAACAAAACTTTTTCCAAAAATTTATCTGTACTTACTCTCTCTACTTCTTCATTTCCATTTATACCCCAACCCACTACAATCTGGCTTTGCCCTCACCACTCCATGGGAACAGCTCTCACTGAGCTTCTCCTGGCCTTTCTGCCTCTAAATCCAAAGGACTCTTGACAGTTCTTACCTTGGCAGATTCCTCTGTTAAACTGGCTCTTGTTAATCTTCTCCTCCTTCTTGTAACCATTTTCTTACCAATTTTTTTGATCCTCCTCTGTCagctttcctcctccctctctaaTTATTCCTACTCTGTTTCCTTTCTGGTTCCTTCAGCATTAAATGGGCGCTCatgtctagttcttctgctgACTCCTGACTCTGTGTCCAGTGCAGACCCTTCCCCTGAGGTGCAAGTTCACACATCCAGCTGCCTGCTGGACATCTCCTGGGTGTTCCAAGGCCCCTTCAACTCAAAGTGCCCCAAATAGagctcctcctccttttccccaCAACCCTGCCCAAGCCCTCCTCTTGTGGTCTTTATCTCAGTTGTGGTACTACTGTACATATAGTCGCATACCTGCTCAACAGCTTCCTATCCTCACCCCCTACCCAGGCAATCACCAAACTCAGATAATTCTACCTCtcaaatgcatcttgatttcattctCCAACCCCTTCCATCTTGACCACCATTGTTTTATGTCAAACTCTTACTATCTCTTGTCTGGATTACAGCAGTAGCCTTCTCACAGGTCCCCCTTCCATCCTGTCTCCATCAACCCTGCAGCCAGAGTTAGTCCTCAGAAATGCAAATCTCATCATGTCACTCCTTTGCTTAATACCTCCCTATTGctttaggaaggagccctggtggcacaaacattaagcctttggctgctacctgaaacgttggcagttcaaacccacctagtggctccgtgggagaaaagacctagggatctgctcagataaagattacagcctagaaaatcctataaggcagctctgctctattattgggttgctgtgagtctaaaatcaactcgatggcaccagaCAATCTAAATGCAACATGACCTCAAAAGCCTGCCTTGatctgttgttgctagctgccactgtgttggcctctgactcattgcaacgcCAGACATaactgaatgaaacattgcctggtgctgtgccatccccatgaaggGTTGTGGATTGGacggttgtgatccataaggttttcattggctgattttcagaagtagatcaccacgcgtttttttttcctagtccatctaggtctggaaactccactgaaacctgtttagcatcatagcagccTGTAAGCCTTCACCAACAAatgggtgatggttgtacatgtggtgtattggccaggaattgaacctgtatggaaggtgagaattctaccagttcTAACGCTGAACCACCATGCCCCTAATTGGCTTGACCTAAACTCTTCCTATCTCTCCTGCAATGTCTCTCACCATTCCTTCTCTTCCCCACGTGGTTCCAATCAGCAACACAGAATTGCTTGCAGTTCCCCTGAGCACACTCCAGGCTTTGATGTTGCCTCTTTCTGGACTGCTCATCCACCTCCTCTTCCCTTGGCTATCCCTGCACAGTGTTCATGGCTCAGCCTAGAGGTCACCACTTTCAGGAACCTTCCTTGAACTTCAGGCTGTGTTAAGGGTTCCTTCTTTTTGCTTACTTCCTGTTGGAGTCTTTAccatgttgtgctttcattttctttacctcTCACTCGACTATGAGTCTTTGAGGCAGGGACAATGTCCCTTGTGTTTCTACCTCTGGTGCCCAGCCAAGTACTCAGCACAGTGGGCACTCAATAAAGAAACTGTGTGGAGTCATAGAACTCTTTCTTACCACAGATGATTTGGCCTCCACTCTTGGTAAACTTGTAGTTTAGAAATTTGGTGCCACACCCTTGTTTCTGCAGACGTTTATAGCAACAGTCATGTTCAGCACAGCACCTGTGATGGGAACATCCCATTGGGGCCACTTTCTCGTAGTTCAAAGGAGCCAGCCTCCCCCTGGCTTTCACCACCTTGACCCTGGGCAGAGAAGTAGTGACCCTGTGGTCTAGAATAGAGTTTCCACCCAGCTGGCTGTTTTTCCAGCTCAACCCCCTGGCATTATGAGCCAGAagagagtagaaggaaggaaggtgAAGAGTGGCCTCACCGATCTGTCGCATCCTTCGGGGATCCTTTACCACCAAGACCACAGTGGCAACCATAGAAACCATAGCTGGATATAGCTTCCTTTCCTGTCACCAACTGGATCATTTTTTGGAAATCCAGTAAACTCCCCTGGACTTGCAGCAGGCCTGGAAGGAAACTGGTTGCTGATGGGGACTGGGCCCtgtgtcctccctccctgcccctctcttcactccctttctccaccccacTGGTCTCTATCCCTCTCTCCCTTGGAGAGGCCTTGCTGCCATGGGAAGGAAAACTGGGAGAGGGGGGTGCTTCTTGCCCTGGCCTGTCCCCCTTAGGGTGAAGATCAGGGTCAGCTCTTACCCAAGGCCACGATTACTACCAACAGCAGGAGGGTCTTCATGCTGAGAGTTCTGTGAGGGAGAAGCGCAGGTGGGTTTTTCTAGATTCCTCTCCCAGGTGGTCCCAGATTCTTTCCTTGGCCCTGTGCTCTCCTGCTCACACTCAGCAACCCTGGAGAATGGGTTTTGCAAAGGAGCACACAGAAATGCTCTTCAATCATAGGCTAAGTCCAGGGTGACACCCTTCATCACACACAATGTATACAGGAGAGATCTCCAGTGATGCACTCACAGACACATGCCCTCCTGACTTCCCAGCTCTGTTGAATAGTTTCATGCACACACGGACCCTCAGAGCCAGCTAGCCCCACATAATACACTAATGAGATGCCCATGATCCTCTTCAGATGGAGAGTTCCTGGAAGGTTGGGACCAGGTTCTTCTCAACAAATGGGGAGTTTCCCAAGGTCAAAGCTGGGTCTCCCCCGTTAGACATATCTTGCATGAACCCACGCTGAATTCAAGGCTTGGGAATTCCATCTGTGGAGTCTGATcccaatatttttctccagcacccTCTCTTTGCAAGACTTTCCAACCCcttacatgcatacacatacacaggcacatgctctctccctctctctcacacacacactcttgcaCTCAAACACTAGTATAAGTGTCCTTCCATACAACACACTCACATACTCACACAACACCCTTGTGTAATATACCCTCTTGTATACAACAAACCCTGCACAGGCATGCCTGTGCACTTACATGCCCATctatgcatgcatacacacatatgtgcacacatacacaacacaGCTAGTCTCCAAGACAGAGATTGGGCATTAATTTCTGGGTATCTACCTCTCACAGGATGTCGGAGTCGATACCTCCGAGTGGCTGTCATATCTCTTCTGAACTCCAGCTCTCTTTAAATAGTTACTTCCTCTGGGAGGCTGGGAGTGGTAAGGGGAGGGGATAAAGGTGCAGCCAGTAGGTGGACTTACAGTTTGGCACGTTTATGCCCCTGGTAAATCCCCTTTCCTTCTCCTTATCAGCTGGCAGGTCAGAActgaagatagaaaaaaaaagtgcctttAGACAGATGCCGGAATAAATTTTAAGTGATTTTGAAGTCTTTCCTGTGGCTTAGTTCCTGACTGAGTATATTTTCTAAACTGGCTCTGGGTGTGACCACCATCACCTTCCTGCACCCACCTTCAAGGGTGAGCAGGAACACTGTTTCAGGCTGCTGAGTCATTTGCAGAGCCAATGGGCCCATTGACTAAGTGAGGGTGGCTCTTTTCTTCTGCTAAATGCAGCATCTGGGACTAAGAAAGAGGGCATTCATTCCTTCACAAGAAAGTTAGATAGAGGGGATAGAGAccagtggggagggggagggaagtgcagagaggggcagggagggaggacacaAGGCCCATTGCCCATCAGCAACCAATTTCCTTTCAGGCCTCATGCAGGTCCAGGAGGATTTGGAGGATTTCTGGAGAATGATCTTGTCAGTGATGGGAAAAGAAGCTGCGTCCAGCTATGGTTTCTACGGTTGCCACTGTGGTGTTGGTGGCAAAGGATCTCCCAAGGATGCGACAGATCGGTGAGGCCACTCTTCACCTTCCTTCCCTCTGATCCTTACATGTCTACAAAGTTCCAGGACCTGTGCAAGCCGTTTCGGAGGGGATGAGGATTATACCCAAGTcctgctcatggagaccccacactCCAGTAGGGAAGAGAGTGTGATGGGATCGGGTGTTACCCTTCCTGCTGATTGGGCCGTTGCCTCTACCTTCTCTTGTTCTCAACTTCATCTCctattttcttcttcctgaatTAGTTTCTAAAACTGGAAAAAGCTAAAGTTTGTCCTTGAATTTCCAACTCAAGCATTCCTCCCTCCACATTAGCCTCAATAGTCATCTGTTTGGGAACAAGACTGATTAAAACTCCCTTGATCTAttccaaggtccctgggtgtcgCAAGTAGTTTGCTGtgggtgcttgtgtgttgctgtgatgctggaaactattccaccagtattcaaataccagcagggtcacccatggcagacaggttgcagctgcacttccagactaagttaggctaggaagaaggacccagcagtgtacttctgaaaagaattaaccagtgaaaaccttatgaatagcaacagaacatagtctgatatagtgccagaagaggaacacttcaggttggaaggcactcaaaatatgagtgaggaagagctgcctcttcaaagtacagctgatcttaatgatgtggatggaatcaagctttcaggacctttgtttgctgatgtggcacaactcaaaatgagaacaaatagctgcaaatattcattaataatcagaacctagaatgtatgaaatacgaatctaggaaaattagaaatcatcaaaactgaaatggaatgcataaagatcaatatcctaggcatttgtgagctgaaatggactagcattggtcattctgaattggacaatcatatggtctactctgccaggagtgacagcttgaagaggaaagtcattgcattcattgttaaaaagaacgtttcaagatatatcttgtaactatgagcccaagagacagaaagggccacatgaaccagagacttacatcatcctgagaccagaagaactagttggtgcttggccacaaccgatgactgccctgacagagagcacaacagagaacccctgagggaccgggagatcagtgggacgcagaccccaaattctcacaaaaagaccatacttaatggtctgacagagactagaggaattccgacggtcatggtccccaaaccttctgttggcccaagacaggacagtgggtaggagagagatgctgatgaagagtgagctcatcagacatggaagggactggacagtgggtaggagagagatgctgatgaagagtgagctacttgtatcaggtggacacttgagactgtgttggcatctcctgtctggaggggggatggtaaggtagagagggttggaagctggcaaaattgtcacgaaaggacagACTGGAATGGCTGACTCATTCGGGGgcaagcaagtgggagtatggagtaaggtgtatataaacttgtatgtgacagactgacttgatttgtaaacgttcacttgaagctcaataagaattaaaagaaaaaaaagatatatctTGAAGGATattcctgtcagtgatagggtaatatccacaggcctacaaggaagaccagttaatacaactattattcaaatttacacaccaaccactaaggccaaagatgaagaaattgaagagttttaccaacttttactgtctgaaattgatcgaacgtacTGGTGACAGGAgtgcgaaagctggaaacgaagaagaaagatcggtacttggaaaatatggccttggtgatagaaaccatgctgaAGATCACAGGagtgaattttggaagaccaacgacttcttccttgcaaatgccttttttcaccaacataaatggcgatcatacacatggacctcaccagatggaatacgcaggaatcaaatcgactacatctgtggaaacacacgatgggaaagctcaatatcatcagtcagaacaaggccaggggccaactgtggaatagatcatcaattgctcatatgcaagttcaagttgaaactgaagaaaattagagcaagtccacgagagccaaagtacgaccttgagtgtatcctacctcaatttagagcccatctcaagaatacatttgacgtgttgaacactaatgactgaacaccagatgagttgtggaatgacctcaagggcatcatacatgaagaaagcaagaggtcattaaaaagacaagagagaagggaaagaccTAAATGAAGTCAGAAGACacattgaaacttgctcttcaatgttgagtagaaaggaaaaaatgatgaagtaaaagagctgaacagaagatttcaaatatcGGCTgaagaagaccaagtaaagtgttatgatgacgtgtgcaaggagctggagagagaaaaccaaaagggaagaaaatgcttggctttctcaagctgatagaactgaagaaaaaattcatgcctcgagttgcaatactgaaggattctatggggaatatattaaatgatgcagaaagcatcaaaagaagatggaaggaatacatagagtcactataccagaaagaattggtcaacgttcaaccatttctgggggtaacatatgattaggaactgatggtactgaaggaagaagaccaagctgccctgaaggccttggagaaaaacaaggctccaggaactgacggaataccaatagaggtatttgaacaaatggatgcagggctggaaatgctcactcgtctatgccaagaaatttggaagatagctgcctggccaactgactgcaagagatccatatttatgcctattcccaggaaaggtgatccgaccAAATGCAGACGTTATTGAACATTATCGtcaacatcacacgcaagcaaaattttgctgaagatccttccaAAGTGGCCGCAGCagaatatcgacagggaactgcgaggaattcaagcctgatttagaagagaacgtggaaccagggctatcattgctgatgtctgatggatcttggctgaaagcagagaataccagaaagatggttacctatgttttattgactatgctaaggcgttcgactgtgtagattataacaaattatggtaacatcgtggagaatgggaattctggaacacttaattgtgttcatgaggaatctgtacatggatcaagagtcagttgttgaaccagaacaaggggatactgtgtggtttaatgttaggaaaggcgtgcatcatggttgtatcctttcactatactcattcaatctgtaatctgagcaaataatctgagaagctggactagatgaagaatggggcacagggattggaggaagactcattaccaacctgcactatgcagatgacacaaccttgcttgctgaaagtgaagaggatctgaagcgctcactgatgaaggtcaaaaaccacagccttcagtatggattacgcatcaacataaagaaaaaaaaattcttcacaaccggaccaataagcaacatcatgataaatggagaaaagattgaggttgttaaggatttcattttacttgtatccacaaccaacagccatggaagcagcagtcaagaaatcaaaaagatgcattgcattgggcaaatcagctgcaagaggtctctttaaagtgttaaaaagcaaagatttcaccttgaggactaaggtgagcctgacccaagccatggtgtttttaatcacctcatatgcatgcgaaagctggacaatgaataaggaaggctgaagaagaattgaggcctttgaattatggtgttggcgaagaatattgcatataccatggactgccaaaagaaggaagaaatctgtctgggaagaagtacaaccagattgctcccTGAGAAGCGAtaatgatgagactatgtctcacatactttgggcatgttatcaggagggatgagtccctggagaagcacgtcatgcttggtaatgtacagggtgagtgaaaaagaggaagactctcaactaaatgggttgacacagtggctgcaacaatgggctcaagcatggcaacaattgtgaggatggcacaggaccaggcagtgtttcattctgttgtgcatagggttgctatgtcggaactgactccatggtacctaagaacaacaagaacaactaacctaaaggttggcattttgaactcacccagtggtgccagggaagaaagccctggcaatcagcttctgtaaagattacacagcCCCCAAAattctgcggagcacagttctactctgtaacacatggggccacatgTTGCTATTAATGTATTTActgttgttatgaattgaattgtgtttccctgaaatatgtgttggaattctaaacCCCATACCTGTGTatgtaatcttgtttggaaagagggtttctttgttatgttaattactagggtaggtcctaaatctaatcacctctgagttatgaaaagaccAGATCGGATACAGAGACAAACACATATGGGAGAAGAGAGACAGCATGTGAGgatcgtctacaagccaaggaaccaaggaatgccagggctaCTGACGAGAAAGGAATCGGCACAGCCAAGACCCTCATTTGgaatttcagcctccagaaccataagaagataaatttttgttctttaaagccacccacttgtggtatttctgttacagcggcactaagTAACTATGAAACATGTGATCAACATTTAAATCAATTGACCCTAAGCAAAGCaaattaccctccataatgtgggtgggcctcatccgtTCAGCTGAAgcccttaagagcaaaaactgagattTCCCAAGGGTTTCAAAAGTGTAAATAAATATTCTGCCAGAATTTCCAGGCTCCCTCCTGGACTATTGATTTTGGACACAAGACTGCCAGAGTTTCCAGCCTGTTGTCTGAGCTACAGATTTTAGACTTGCCTCCCCCTACACTCCCATGAGTCAATTTCTCAAAATAAACCCATCTCGGTACATGAATAGATAAGAGTGATAAatagatgtgttgttgttgttagttgctgtcgagtcacctccaactcagggcaatcccatgtatgaccgaacaaaacattgcctggtcctgtgccatcttcacaatcgctggtaagctcaagtccattgctgtggccactgtgtgttttgactgccttccaaatagaaagctcatcttccagcactatgttagacaatattctgttgtgatccataggattttcagtggctccatgggagaaagatgtggtgatctgcttccataaatattatagccaagaaaaccctatggggcagttctactccgtcacactgcattgttatgagtcagaatagactccgtttcgcctaacaacaacaacaattttcagaagtagatctccaggtctttcttcctaccctgtcttagtctggaag
This DNA window, taken from Elephas maximus indicus isolate mEleMax1 chromosome 3, mEleMax1 primary haplotype, whole genome shotgun sequence, encodes the following:
- the LOC126072659 gene encoding phospholipase A2, membrane associated-like; the encoded protein is MKTLLLLVVIVALGLLQVQGSLLDFQKMIQLVTGKEAISSYGFYGCHCGLGGKGSPKDATDRCCAEHDCCYKRLQKQGCGTKFLNYKFTKSGGQIICAKQDSCRTQLCQCDRKAAYCFARNLNTYNKKLQHYTNVLCSGKTPSC